In the Equus caballus isolate H_3958 breed thoroughbred chromosome 14, TB-T2T, whole genome shotgun sequence genome, TGCCAGCCTTCTTGGAGCTGGGGAAGAGGGCTGTGATCCCTCCATTCAGTGATCAGCAAGCATACAATCCATTTCCCCCCCATTTTCTTGTCCTCAGACGTTCCCAGTGACTCCCAGTCCAGAGACTCTGTTTCACCATTTCTGTAGGATAAAGTTCCGGATGTGTCCTCAGCTGGGAGGGGCTCTCCTATCTCCTGGTGGCTTAGATTGGAGGAAAGACCTGAGACAGCGCTTCTCAGACTTTGATGTGCATACAAGTCACCTGGGGATCTGGTTAAAATGTAGGCTTTcgttcagtaggtctggggtggagcctgagatgCTGCAAGCCTGAGAGGCTTCAGGTAATGCCGCTGCGGCTGCTGCTGGTCCGAGGTGGGATCACACTTCGAGCAGCGAGGACCTAGGGATCGAACTGCTTCTCTAACAGCTTCTCACCTAGTCCTTATTTTAgctgtcccctccacccccagttcCAGAgcttcctgctgctgcctctttcGAGGATTCTGTGGTGGACATGGACTTAGTTCTCAGCTTTACCACCAATGACTCGAGGCACAGCCTTTTCAGGCTGCTGGAGTCAGTTACCACCGGCCTGTCTGCTTTCTGGCTTCCAAAATGTTGCTGtcatcctctctccttttcctgctaCCTTTGTGagtttatgtctttttaaaaattctttagttTTAGGGGGTTTCAAGAAGGGGCAAAATTAGATACGTGTATTCTGCCATAGTCACCCTAACTATAACCACCTGCTAAAATATTTCCCTAAAGTTTGGTTATATTAGCATAAATAGAGCCTGATTTATGATAAAGAACTGCTATTTTAAGCCTCTAGGTCATTGCACAAGGAATGTGCtctacttctctcttcctcctttgtctGCCTGCCAAACTCACGTGGTCTTCAAGACCCAGTTCAGATGCCTGGCCTCCGTGAAGCCCCCTTCAGTCCCCAAGTCATTAAAGCCTGAATGTTCTCCTAACTCATGACCAGCTGCTTATCCAGCATCTCCTCCAACAGCTGTCAGCTCCCCGGGGCTCAGGCTCCTGCCTTTGTGGCTCAGGGACCCGCACATGTGAGGAGCTCACAGCTGTTTAACAACTGAATTAATTTCTGCCTGCATGTCTGtctgttccctttttctttactttctttctgctCACTtcgtctcctcttctgtctgtctgtcaagaggttgttatatttattatctattcTATTATCCAATAGAAATTCATGTCccatattcttaattttaaaagttaatgagTAGAATAAATACTATTTCTCAATTTCTGAAAACTACCTAGTTATATGTAATAGATTTCTCCACTGGGTTTTTCTCCCCAGCTCTACGGACTGTTAAAAGACAAACATTTCCTCAGCTCCAGATAAAGATATAATTCTTATCAACTAATGGAAGTATCTGTTGAAGGAGTTTGAATCTGAATTATTTagataaattaaacaaataattttcagttttagtgataaaaaataaaatgtttatagagTCTGCATGTCTTCATTCACGTTTCTAGCCTAGAAAATGCCTTTTTCAGAGCCACCGTACTGCTGTCAAAATTTAACCCAACAGTGTGTTGCTGACGCCATAATCTAGTCAGCATATGATTTGAATGATGGAATCAAGAAAAGTGCAGAATCACGTGCTCACCATTCCTATCTCAGTGTGAACTCCAGACTGTGTCAGTTATGTTAACGTCTAGTAGTCCAAATAATTTTTCATCCTTTAAAAGAAACATAGCTCCTCAAATTGAAAATCTAGATATTAGTTGCATTATTTAACTGAAGAGCTTGTTTGAGTAATTTAATACTAGGACGTTTTTACGTTAAGCTACCATAAACACACTATATTTTAATTGATTCTGTTGTTACACAGAATTTTGGCTCTTTtgcttaaatttgcattttagtgttatttaaaaaatatttttcacaagtAGAAAATAAGTGTGTTATTGTTTAATTAATGTCAGATTTAGGGAAGTACTGGGTTTGTGTTATATCAAATTTGATGAagattttgaaagtaaattttgGTTTGTATTCTCTAAGCATTGTTACcattctaaaattttttatttcacaattCACTATTTTGCTCTGTATTTACTAATTGTGTAATCTCATTTATGTCCTCTTTCTCTATACATATTTCAGCAATTGTGACTAATAACATGAATATAACTTGGGGCATTGATTCTGGCTAATCTTGTGGTCTTCATCTTCTTGGATACCCAGGTATTGATTGCTGATTTTTGAAGATGGATGAAGGTGTAGAATTGTCAAGTGATGGAAATTCCCTGATCAAAGCTGTGCATCAGAGCCGGCTTCGCCTCACAAGACTCTTGCTGGAAGGCGGCGCCTACATCAACGAGAGCAATGACCGCGGGGAAACACCCCTAATGATCGCTTGTAAGACCAAACACGTTGATCCCCAGGGTGTCAGTAAAGCCAAAATGGTTAAATACCTGTTAGAAAACAATGCTGATCCGAACATACAGGACAAGTCTGGGAAAACTGCTCTGATGCACGCTTGCTTAGAAAAAGCCGGTCCTGAAGTTGTGTCTCTGCTCGTGAAGAGCGGGGCTGACCTCAGCTTGCAAGACCATTCTAGTTCCTCGGCCCTCGTTTATGCTATAAATTCAGAAGATAGAGAGACCCTGAAAGTTCTGCTTAGTGCTTGCAGGGCAAAAGGGAAAGAGGTCATTATCATAACAACAGCAAAATCGCCTTCTGGCAGGCACACGACCAGACAGTACTTAAACATGCCTCCTGCGGATACAGACAGGAGTCCTGCACCAGCCGCCTGTGCCACTCCTTCAGAAATAGACATCAAAACTGCCTCGTCGCCACTTTCACCTTCTCCTGAAACCGAAACGACACTTTTTGGCTTTAAAGACCTGGAGCCCTCAGGAAGCAGTGATGATGCACTGGACCCAGGCTCCCCTGTGAGGAAGCCTGCCATGGCTCCTAATGGGCCCAAGCTACCCCAGGCTCCACCCTGGATCAAGAGTGCCCCCTCATTAATGCACCAGCACAGAGTGGCCTCTTTGCAAGAGGAACTCCAGGATATCACTCCAGAGGAAGAATTATCCTACAAAACCAATGGGCTGGCACTTTCCAAGCGATTCATCACTAGGCACGAAAGCATTGATATAAAAGACACTGCACATTTGCTAAGAGCCTTTGATCGGGCCAGCTCAAGGAAGATGTCACATGATGAGATAAATTACCAGTCCCTTTTTTCAGAAGGAAATCAGCAATGCATTGAAATCCCTGTTGACCAGGACCCAGACTCTAACCAGACAATATTTGCTTCCACCCTAAGAAGTATAGTTCAGAAAAGAAACTCAGGGGCAAATCACTACAGCTCTGATTCCCAGCTCTCCTCTGGCCTAACCCCTGCAACCTTAGAAGACGGCAAAGCAtttataggaaagaaaaagatcctCTCCCCATCTTCTTCCTTGTTGTCAGGGTCCAAGGAATTGATGGAGAATATTCCCCCCGGTCCCCTGAGCAGGAGAAATCACGCAATTTTAGAAAGGCGTGGTTCTGGAGCTTTCCCTTTAGATCACAGCATTCCCGGAACCAGACCAGGATTTCTGCCCCCCTTAAATGTGAATCTGCACCCTCCCGTCTCGGACATCAACGTCAGCAACAAGATTTCCAGCCTTCTTTCTTGTGGCCAAAAAGTGCTTATGCCAACAGTTCCTATTTTCCCTAAagaattcaaaagtaaaaaaatgttGTTAAGGAGACAGTCATTGCAAACAGAACAAATTAAGCAATTAGTAAACTTTTAAGAGCTGGCTAGAAGACACATTTTGTTAAATGTCTACATCAGAAATAGAGAACTAGAGAAGAAATCTCAAATGTTCATTCTTTTAAGTCTCGTAATCAGTTAGTCTGTAATGGTTAGGGGGGATCAAAATGTACTGTGTATCATAGTAAGTACTGTGAACACCCAAATAACATATAGTTTCTGCTGAGGAAATTCTCTCAAACAAAATTAAAGCTATTTTTCTCAAAACCTCCAATATTGAACAACCTTCATGTGGTCGAAGTTTTTAACGTAAACAAAAATCAGCAAAGAAAgagataacttaaaaaaaaatttcagatttgccaaatattttattAGGAAACGTTGCATTCAAGTCaataagtttttttaaacatttcaataaATAAGATTCTAATTTTCCATGATGtgaaaaccataaaagaaaatattgacagCTATAAAATGTTCTATGATCAATAAGCCTAAGCTACAAAGAAACAATGAACTAATTCTTAAACAATGTTGACTGCAGGTAGGTAAAAAtgtagttaaaattttaaaaggtcaacCACTATTATAGACTGAGCGGCTCATGCTCGTGTTGTCGGCTTCGTCAATGTCACATGGTGGCTCAGTTTCACAAGCTCGTGCTAGTCTAGGCCAAGTGTTTGTGTGctatcttttgctttattttgtttttcagacaAACTTTGCCATAACGTTATCTTAGGGAATTcttatttctccatatcttttaATTCCTGGTATTATTTTTTGAAGTCTATCCATAGGTTCCCAATAACGAGataatataaaagtgaaaaagcaatCCTCTTTACTTATATCAAATTATTCTTGTCTTTCTAAGAACAACTTAAAAAAAGAGCTTGGGATTTATCACAAGTATAACCTAAATACTTGCTttgttttaaaagaggaaaaattgatTGTTAGATTATCTTAGGTTAGCTAAAATTAAGACAGCCAGTAGAAGCTTAATTAGAAAATGTACTAAATATTTGATCAATATTAAAcagtatctttttatttctgatatattGTTATTAGACATTTAAATAATAAGGATACGTAAGGATAATTTCCTTAGTGTGACATTCCAATCATCTAGTATATTAGGACCTGTGAATAACTtctaacaaaataaatgaataccaTGCTACtgtcataaaatattataaaatgactAAATTATCTATATGATTTCAAAATGTCATGTTTATATAAAGAGTCCTCATTTCAATCTAGCAGCCTTACAACAAAGAATAGATCAAACTATACAAAACCTGAGTGTGTGAATTTGATGATCGTCATATACAGCTTGATTTCTTTGCCTTTGTCAGTGGAGGCCCTCCGAACAGTTGGCATGATGCTTTTCCCGGCAATTGGATATGAGCAAGTTGTGATGTACAtagtaaattatttaatttcttgtggcttttgtttgaaaaataattggAGGTTCTCCATTTAATGTTTTGAAGAATATCAATATtaattatattagaaatattttttgattcaGAATTTAGAATTGTACATGATGTTTATAGGTAGCTAAATCCTCTTTTGAAAGTTTTAATATTGAGAAAAGTTCTTGGCTTTAAAAGCTGTAAGGATAGAGTTTGGAAGAATATGTAAATAGATTAGTTCCTAAAATGGTAtcaataaagatttaaaatgtcattttgatTATGACTGATTTCTATTTATCTCAAATACTAATGGTAAATATTTCAACATAATCTCAAGAGAAATTGTGCCCCATATGTTTACTTTgagtaaatagaaaacaaagaaagaataactTTTGTTGCTATTCTCATCCcaacatgaaaacaaaatttactaGGATTAAAACTTTCTTGGCcatatttggaagaatttttaGCCTTCTAGCAATCCTAAGTACAATTTAGGAGCTGAGATTGTCTGAGCCTGATTGTAAAGCCATCCTATGGGATTTTCACTCCATTAAGTGGAATATGTCACTGGGATCCCAATGGTAAGTCACAGATATTTGCATCAGGAATtggatgtgtgtttgtgtgtgtgtgtgtatgtgtatttagaCTTTAACATAACATAAACGTATGAAAGGTATGATGACACTTCATTCATTAGTTTGAGAGGTGCCATTTTTAGTTACTCCTGGCTGGCATTTCCACAATACAGCCGATACTATTTCATGGCAAGGGTAATTTTGTGGAGGACACAGCAACCACAGTTACCGAGACAAGTGTCGCCAGTGCCCAGCCAAGCAGCGCCCAGGGAAGGTGGTAACACCTGTCCGGCATGTTCTTTGGTGGAGGCGCACCCATCAGGCGTCCAGTACCTGAaccttttaaaaactcaaatgatAAAACTAACTACTCTTATTCTGATTAAATACTCACCATGTAGCCTTCTAATAATTTGACTCCCATATAGCTTACttaaaggaaagaacaaactTGTCAGGGTGAGGGGAATCGTATTAatcctgttttttatttattgtattttgctGATGCTTTGGTGTATTGGGGTCTTGCTGACACCagagggactgcccctcccaggttAGCTAATTCCCAGAGATAGAAAACAACTTGCCTGGGAATACATCTTTCATAGGCagaccaaccaatccagagcccaaaCTCCAACCACCTCCTCTATGGGGCTCTCACATTTAAGGCCACTACCTGCCTGTTCTCATCACCCCAGGggaggtaccagacaactagagaCAGCCTCTACACCTagagcccactgaaattattcaaaccagccaatcctaagcctgcttaccctgccttgCTCGTGCATTTCCATAGAAGCTATAATATAGGCTCCTGCCCCTGTTtttccctcactccctctgcctccagactgATGCTGGTGCTTCCCTGAGTGGCCCTGTGTGGTGTGACAGGTCCTcttcctcttgggaactgtgagtaacacACTATATTCTCAATGGCAgttgtctcctgatctgttggcttCACCACACCTGAATAATGATAAagcctacattttaaaacaagaaggCAAAGTCCAATTGGAAGTCATAATTCTTAATAAGTCAATAGTTGAGTTTATGGAGCCTTGTTTAATGCCAGTATTCCTTAGATCCCATTTCCAAGTCTCCACGAGAAGAGGGCCAAATCATGGACCGTGGTAAATTCACGAGATTTCCTGGAGCTGCCCACTGGCCTTTTCAAGGTGACATCCTGTCTCTTCGTGCACGTTCGTTGAATGTCTACAATTCTTAAAGAGAAGGCCAGGAAAGGAAAAACTGGGGAGAATAACTAATACAACGATAACTAcaaaagcaatttaaaagaaTCTGAATTAGCTGGAACATTGTCTCAAAACCAATAACTTGAGGCTTAGCAAGTAGCTTGCAGGTTGGTTTTGAAAACCAATTGCATAAGATTAGAATGATCAATAATTTATGTGGAAAAACATCTGACAGTTTTAGTTAAATACTAGCCTGATACAATCCAAGCTTGTCAGGACTGCTAACAGGGCTAAGACTGATTTATTAAAAGATTAATGAGTTTCTACTACTGAATCTTAGCACTGGTGGGTCAAATCTGAAATAGTGTTAATTCGAGATACCACATCTTAAAGTATacacataagaaaatgaaaaagatgacaAAGAGtctgggaaaaaattttaaaatagaaaggatTGGTGGTGTTTAGCATGGAGATAAAAAGACAATTGAGATTAGACGGCTGACCTTGAATATAAAAGGACTGATGCACTGACTTAGTCTAGAACTCTCCAAATTAAGATAAACTAAGACCAGAAAATTGAAGTTACAGAAATATTTCAACCCTTTTAGCTACTAGAGCTGTCTGTCTATGGAAAACTCTGTCCTAAGGAGACGTGAACTGTCATTTTTGGAACTAGGCAGAGGGTAGGTGTTGATCAGAGATTTAACGAAAGTAGTTCTTTTTATTGAACAACCTTTAAAGTCTTTTCAACTAGAAGGTTCTTTCAGACAGTTTTTACTTATTAACAATTCTAGATTCAGTGGGAAAAGTTGGACACTAATGATTGAAATGACGTTTTGGAATTTCAATCATCCATATGACTTCTTAGCTTTATTTTCACATTCATTAAGTATTGGTTATAGtggcaaaaatttaaattttgattgccaggcaaaacatttcaaaaaggaTCCTCTTgtcaatttcaaaaagaaaaaaaaaaaaagctatctgATCCCTGCAACCTTGAGTCCTATTAATATGCAGAATTTGACATCCAAGGGAAGAACACTTCCACCAAGGGATGGAATCATAGTTCCACTGAAGTGGAAACTGGGATAACCACTCCAGGTCATTCCAGGTCATTCCTTCTTGGGGGAAAAAGGGGTCATGCTGTTGGTTGGACTGACTGTCAGAACTCCAAATAGGAAGTAGAAGGAATATGGGTGGAATCTGAGTAACTCACTGGGGTAGCCCCATATCATAGCCAGTGGTAAATGTAGGTTATTACAATCTCACACAGGCAGGACCATCAAGGCCTCAGCACCCTCAAGAATGAAGGGTTGGCATATACCACAAGGTAGTTTCTTGGCTCTCTGTTTCTGACCACAGCTATTGGAAGGGGCAGTCTAAATTACCATACAACCCTATTGGTTTTCTTCCCCTCAATGGTAGAGCGGACCAAGGATGGACAAATGACCCAAGGGAACAAAACTACAAATTGGGATGAGCCAATGGGGCTTTCTCTCAGCAATCTGAATTTGCTGAGTGGAGCATGGAGTCCATGACCTCCCCCTGCTGAGGATCCTGTCTCAGTTCTTCCCCTTCCTGCTGCCCAGGTGTTCAGCTTTTCCCTAAATTTTGTGGATATGTCTCCTTATGATAacctcctccctggcctccttTATTTGAGATAATTGAACAGGATTCTATTATTGCATCCAAAATGTTTCTGATGAAAACAGTGCCTAAAGCAATATCAGTTGGATCAAAATGTAATATGTGGTCCCGAGATAAGATAATTATTAACAGAACAAGGACTGCATGGCACAGAGAGTTCCAACTCATCAGGGCAGCtttggcacatagtgggtgccaATCAGGGGACAGAGTCTTCATCAGTGACACCATCACGGTCACAGAGGCTctttagaacactgcctggcatatagtatgCACTCGGAAAGTTTACTCCTGCTTATCATCACTGTAAGTGTGAGGataaagaattttggaaaatgcaaaagCATTAATTTATTTGATATATTAGTAAAATGATGGTTGTAATTATACTCTTTCCCCTGCAAAGTTCCAAATGGGTCATTCATTTTATACATCCTTTTCAACTCAAAAACAACATAATATAGTTTCTTActgtttgagttttttaaaatgacttgcatgtatttttttcaatttaaaacctaatgggggaggtgggggcgactccatgacctagtggttaagtttgatgcgctctgctttggcacccaggtttgtgggtttgtatcccaggtgcagacctacaccacttgtcagccatgctgtggtgaagatatataaaatacaggaataaaatatatatattacgtataaaatagaggaagattggcaacagatgttagctcagggctaatcttcctcaggaaaaaaaaattaatggaactATTTTTCAAGAATTGAGTATATTTAGACACAAAATGCATTTAAATGTGCTACACACATTTTTATAGCTTAAAGAAACAATGCTTTGAATTCAAAATGATTAAAGCAGAAATAGCATTAGCCTTTTTATCCATATGTGCTGAACACCTAAAACGCCTTGAGACAGAG is a window encoding:
- the ANKRD34B gene encoding ankyrin repeat domain-containing protein 34B isoform X1, producing MDEGVELSSDGNSLIKAVHQSRLRLTRLLLEGGAYINESNDRGETPLMIACKTKHVDPQGVSKAKMVKYLLENNADPNIQDKSGKTALMHACLEKAGPEVVSLLVKSGADLSLQDHSSSSALVYAINSEDRETLKVLLSACRAKGKEVIIITTAKSPSGRHTTRQYLNMPPADTDRSPAPAACATPSEIDIKTASSPLSPSPETETTLFGFKDLEPSGSSDDALDPGSPVRKPAMAPNGPKLPQAPPWIKSAPSLMHQHRVASLQEELQDITPEEELSYKTNGLALSKRFITRHESIDIKDTAHLLRAFDRASSRKMSHDEINYQSLFSEGNQQCIEIPVDQDPDSNQTIFASTLRSIVQKRNSGANHYSSDSQLSSGLTPATLEDGKAFIGKKKILSPSSSLLSGSKELMENIPPGPLSRRNHAILERRGSGAFPLDHSIPGTRPGFLPPLNVNLHPPVSDINVSNKISSLLSCGQKVLMPTVPIFPKEFKSKKMLLRRQSLQTEQIKQLVNF
- the ANKRD34B gene encoding ankyrin repeat domain-containing protein 34B (The RefSeq protein has 1 substitution compared to this genomic sequence) produces the protein MDEGVELSSDGNSLIKAVHQSRLRLTRLLLEGGAYINESNDRGETPLMIACKTKHVDPQGVSKAKMVKYLLENNADPNIQDKSGKTALMHACLEKAGPEVVSLLVKSGADLSLQDHSSSSALVYAINSEDRETLKVLLSACRAKGKEVIIITTAKSPSGRHTTRQYLNMPPADTDRSPAPAACATPSEIDIKTASSPLSPSPETETTLFGFKDLEPSGSSDDALDPGSPVRKPAMAPNGPKLPQAPPWIKSPPSLMHQHRVASLQEELQDITPEEELSYKTNGLALSKRFITRHESIDIKDTAHLLRAFDRASSRKMSHDEINYQSLFSEGNQQCIEIPVDQDPDSNQTIFASTLRSIVQKRNSGANHYSSDSQLSSGLTPATLEDGKAFIGKKKILSPSSSLLSGSKELMENIPPGPLSRRNHAILERRGSGAFPLDHSIPGTRPGFLPPLNVNLHPPVSDINVSNKISSLLSCGQKVLMPTVPIFPKEFKSKKMLLRRQSLQTEQIKQLVNF